From one Lolium rigidum isolate FL_2022 chromosome 4, APGP_CSIRO_Lrig_0.1, whole genome shotgun sequence genomic stretch:
- the LOC124706178 gene encoding osmotin-like protein, with amino-acid sequence MATMAERLALAFLLAAAAALAASAVDTKLTLQNLCPFPVTPLVTPNGNFSSISDNTVELDPNGGLVSFPFPDTFWAGSVVARTFCRTPTSCDTGSSPPRTVVQLAVHSTEDLATYSVSLEDGFNLATVVTPLFSAGGQCPALGCPLNLTNGCPMDQVKIDDCGVMVACKGDPGYFKRRCPLTRVNGSDREPLPQSCIAPRELKVVFCQKELAHLTMVGAASAQTELAHLTMVGAASAQTEHL; translated from the coding sequence ATGGCTACCATGGCCGAGCGCCTCGCCCTCGCCTTTCTGCTTGCGGCCGCCGCCGCTCTGGCGGCATCGGCGGTGGACACCAAGCTGACCCTGCAGAACCTCTGCCCGTTCCCCGTGACCCCGCTGGTCACCCCCAACGGGAACTTCTCCTCCATCTCCGACAACACCGTCGAGCTCGACCCCAACGGGGGGCTGGTCTCCTTCCCCTTCCCGGACACCTTCTGGGCTGGCAGCGTGGTGGCGCGCACCTTCTGCAGGACGCCGACCAGCTGCGACACGGGCTCGTCGCCGCCGAGGACGGTGGTCCAGCTGGCCGTGCACTCCACCGAGGACCTGGCGACGTACAGCGTGAGCCTCGAGGACGGCTTCAACCTGGCGACGGTGGTCACCCCCCTGTTCAGCGCCGGCGGGCAGTGCCCGGCGCTGGGCTGCCCTCTGAACCTCACCAACGGGTGCCCCATGGATCAGGTCAAAATCGACGACTGCGGCGTCATGGTGGCGTGCAAGGGGGACCCCGGGTACTTCAAGCGGCGGTGCCCGCTGACGCGGGTGAACGGTTCCGACCGTGAGCCACTGCCACAGAGCTGCATCGCGCCCCGCGAGCTCAAGGTCGTCTTCTGCCAGAAGGAGCTCGCCCATCTGACCATGGTCGGTGCCGCCTCCGCCCAGACGGAGCTCGCCCATCTGACCATGGTCGGTGCCGCCTCCGCCCAGACAGAGCACCTGTAA